From the genome of Carassius auratus strain Wakin chromosome 26, ASM336829v1, whole genome shotgun sequence, one region includes:
- the LOC113044558 gene encoding interferon-induced protein 44-like, whose amino-acid sequence MGLEPAAFEGSQTEDIINVVYGHVKDGYKFNEEKPLTYEDQKFNQNPNPSDQSFCLVYVLPANIVQYTDDHLIDKLKIIRQRISEKGIPQVVVMTKMDEACPLVQKNLKKMYTSKKIKEKMELCSAKLGVPMTNIFPVKNYHNEIDTDDDTDVLLLKALEQIVQLADDRLEDVDSY is encoded by the exons ATGGGCTTAGAACCTGCAGCATTTGAAGGGTCGCAAACAGAAGATATCATCAATGTTGTGTATGGTCACGTGAAGGACGGCTATAAA TTCAATGAAGAGAAGCCACTCACTTATGAGGATCAAAAATTCAACCAAAACCCCAACCCCTCCGACCAGTCTTTCTGCCTGGTTTACGTCCTACCAGCAAATATAGTCCAATACACAGATGATCATCTTATTGACAAGCTGAAGATCATCCGCCAGAGAATCAGTGAAAAGG GGATTCCTCAAGTGGTTGTCATGACTAAAATGGATGAAGCATGTCCACTGGTCCaaaaaaatctgaagaagatGTACACTAGCAAGAAAATCAAGGAGAAG ATGGAGTTGTGCAGTGCTAAATTAGGTGTGCCAATGACAAACATATTCCCTGTGAAGAACTACCACAATGAGATCGACACAGATGATGACACCGACGTTCTGTTACTAAAGGCTCTTGAACAGATTGTTCAGCTTGCTGATGATAGATTGGAGGATGTTGATAGCTACTGA